The genomic region CAGCCGCAAGGCCATGGGCGCATTAAAAAAGACAAAACCTGATATTGTCGTCGCTGAGTTTTTTTATGGCTTTGGTAATAACTACGCCGGAGTCAATGTCTGTAATCTTGATGTCTTTCTATCCAGCCTGCAAAAATATGCCCCCGATGCACGCGTCATTATCCTGGTGAGTCGTCAGGAACAACAATATGTGTCACTGCTACAGGAATTGTTTCCTATCCATGCGATATTGGCTCATCCTGTGACTGAGCAACAGATGGAAGAAAAGTTGGTGCGTGCCAATAGTACAGAATGGTGCGCAGTGCGCACCCTACACGAACGGTAGGGTGCGTACCACGCACCCTACCCCTTTGCGTTATAATGACAACATTAACCAGTCAGAGAAGAGACACCTGAACAATGCCAAGCTCAACTATATTTTATACCGAAACCGATGAAGCCCCTGCCTTGGCAACCTATTCCTTTCTACCCATTGTGCAGGCCTTTACCCAGGCGGCTGATATTACTATTGAACCTCGCGATATCTCGCTGGCAAGCCGTATCCTCACTAACTTCCCTGAATATATTGATGAAAACCAGAGACAGGATGATGCCCTGACGGAACTGGGTGAACTGGCAAAGGCTCCCACTGCCAATATCATAAAACTACCCAACATCAGTGCCTCGATTCCACAGCTCATCGCCGCGATCAAGGAATTACAAGCCCAGGGTTACAAAATACCCGACTACCCGGCAGAGGCTAGCAGTGAGACTAATCAGGCTATCAAGGATCGTTATGCCAGAATATTAGGTAGTGCGGTTAACCCGGTATTACGCGAAGGCAATTCGGATCGCCGTGTGGCGGCACCGGTGAAGGAATATGCACAGAATAACCCTCACTCCATGGGCGAGTGGTCTGCCGATTCAAAATCCCATGTTGCATCCATGAGCGATGGTGATTTTTATTCCAGTGAAAAATCTATCGTCATGACATCGGCTGATAAGCTGAAGATTGAATTGATAAGCAATGGAGGTGATACCCGCGTACTCAAGGAATCCGTTGCGGTACTTGATGGCGAGGTCATTGATGCCTCATTAATGAGTTGCAATAAACTATGCCACTTCTTTGAACAGGCTATGCAGGATGCCAAAAAACAGGGCATATTACTCTCACTGCACATGAAGGCAACCATGATGAAAGTGTCTGATCCCATCATCTTTGGTCACGCCGTCAACGTCTATTACAAAGATGTATTTACCAAACACGCTACTACCTTTGAACAACTGAGTGTCAACACCCGCAATGGTCTGGGTGATGTCTACGCCAAAATTGCCCGTTTGCCAGAGGCACAACGTAACGAGATTGAGGCCGATATCCAGGCGGTCTATCAGTCACGTCCTGAACTGGCGATGGTAAACTCGGACAAGGGCATTACCAACCTGCATGTGCCGAGCGATATTATTGTTGATGCCTCCATGCCCGCTGCCCTGCGTGCCTCAGGCAAGATGTGGGGAACCGATGGCAAGCTACATGATACCAAGGCGATGATCCCTGATCGCAACTACGCAGGCATCTATCAGGAGATGTTTGATTACTGCCGTCAGCACGGTGCCTTTGATGTCACCACTATGGGTACAGTCAGTAATGTCGGTTTAATGGCACAAAAGGCTGAAGAATATGGCTCCCATGACAAGACCTTCGAGATACCTGCCAATGGTAGCGTGCGTGTCACCAATACAGCGGGTGATACCGTGCTGGAACATCAGGTTGAAAAAGGGGATATCTGGCGTATGTGTCAGACCAAAGACCTGCCGATACAGGACTGGGTTAAACTGGCGGTTAATCGTGCCCGACTCACCGGACAACCCGCTATCTTCTGGCTGGATGAGAATCGTGCCCATGATGCCCATCTGATTGACAAGGCAACAACTTATTTAAAAGACCATGACACCGATGGATTAGACATAAAGATCATGTCACCCATTGAGGCGATTCGTTATACCCTGGATCGTGTAGCAGCGGGTAAAGACACCATTTCGGTAACCGGCAATGTACTGCGTGACTATCTCACCGATCTATTCCCCATCCTGGAGCTGGGCACCAGTGCCAAGATGTTATCTATCGTGCCACTATTGGCAGGTGGTGGTCTGTTTGAGACCGGTGCCGGTGGTTCCGCACCGAAACAGGTACAACAACTATTGGAAGAAAATCATCTACGTTGGGATTCATTGGGTGAGTTCCTTGCCCTTGCCGTTTCACTGGAGGATATGGCGCAGAAAACTGGCAATAATAAGGCTCAGGTCATTGCCAACGCACTGAATCAGGCCAATAGACAATTCCTGAAAACCAATAAATCACCCTCACGCAAGACCGGTGAAAGAGATACCCGAGGCAGTCATTTCTACCTTGCCCTGTACTGGGCACAGGCACTGGCTAGCCAGGATGATGATAAAGACTTGCAAACCAGATTCACACCCGTTGCACAACAGTTGACCGACAATGAAGACAGGATTATTACCGAGCTAAACTCAGTGCAGGGTCACGCTGTTGATATGGGGGGTTACTATCACCCCGACCGAGAACTCACTGCAAGAATTATGCGCCCAAGTGAGTGTTTTAATGCCGTAATAGACAATATATAAAACCGGGGACAGACCACGGTTTTTCCCCAGCTTACGCCCTGTTTACGGTTGATAATATCTTGTTAATATTTAAGATCTGACAGGTATCAATAGGGATGGATCGCAGGGTCTCGGCCGGTGTCAACGGGGCCGCTGTCTTCAGTTGATGTTTAAGCACATCAAGATCAGCCTCTGACGCATCATTGCCCGCTCTTTGTCGTTGACTGATACGCATAGCTAGTTCTGCTTCTGGTGCCTGACAATCCAGTATGTAGCAGGGCATACCCAGCGCCAGTGACAACTCATAAAATAACTGACGCCTGTCCTGTTCAAGAAACGCAGCATCGACAATAACATTAAAACCCGATTGAATAGCTTTTTTAGTAATATCGAAAAGCTGTTGATAGGTCTTCTCCGTAGCTTCTTTGTTATAGATACCCGTATTAATTGATGCACCTGATGATGCTGTCTCAGCCAAACCGAATAGACGCTTGCGTTCAATATCAGAGCGTAGATGAACAGCCCCCAGCACGGGTGCCAATTGAGAGGCAATCAAGGTCTTGCCTGATCCCGATAAACCATGAGTGATCACCAACAACGGTTTTTTATGATCAATATATTGTTTTGCCAGATCAAGATAAGAACGGAATTCATTCAATATCTGATCCCGGTCATGGGCAGACACCCCTTCCTGATGGGCGCGGATACAATCCACCTTGGCACGCACCATCGCTCGATAGACAAGATAGAAGCGTAATACCGACAGCCCCTCATAATCACCCGTTTGCTGTAGATAATAATTGAGAAATATCCACGCCAGTTGCGACTGCTGACGATCATCCAGATCCATAACAGTAAAGGCAATCTCACTCATCACATCAATCCAGTATAGATCGGGATTGAATTCAATGCAGTCAAAGATCAAGAGATCACCTTGATCCAGTGCGATATTATGCAGATGAAGATCGCCATGACATTCGCGGATATAGCCACCCGCCTTACGTCCTTCAAATACCGGTCTTAATTGATCCCAGGCCTGCATCATCCATTGCCGAACAGGATCTATAACAGACTCAACCTCATCACCAATCAGGGTCTTAATCTGATCCAGATTCTCCATACTCGGGGCAAGAATAGCCTCATTACCACCATAGCTTGAAGCACTATCTGCAACCATAATCTGCTGATGGAAGCGTGCCACCTTTTTCGCTAGCAAGCGAATATGCTCAGCTCTGAGTTCACCACGCGCAAGGCATTTATCCAGTTCATTATGCGGATTAAATTCACGCATCCTGACGGCATACTCCAACACTTCACCATCGCCATCAAGAACAGGGCTATCCGGGTTGCCTGTTATGGCGACCACTCCCAGATAGATATCCGCAGCCAGGCAGGCATTACGCCGAACCTCTTCCTCACAATAGTGCCTACGTTTTTCCAGTGTTGAAAAATCAAGAAAGCCAAAATTAACCGGCTTTTTAATTTTGTAGGCATAGCGACCCGTGAGAATCACCCAGGAGATATGAGTTTCAAGCACAGACAGCCCAGTGACCTCATGGGGGTAGATAGCCGGGTTTTGAAGTGACTCAATCAGCCGTGCAGCAATATTATTCATGGTCTGTTGAGGATAACATATTCTTTTTAATTGGGGTCTGTCCCCGGTTTTTATTGGGGTCTGTCCCCGGTTTTTCTGCTTATAGTATAATCATCCTGAATCAAGAGGACACCATGCAACTAATTAGCCTATTACTGCTATCCATTTTGCTCACAGCCTGTAGTGGTAGCCGAATCTTTGAGCAACAAGATAGTGCCCCGTCACGTCATGTTGATGTTAGCAAGATCCCGGATGCCGTTCCTCGTCACGAGGCGAGGGCACGTTATGGCAACCCCTCCAGCTATGAGGTGCTAGGTAAGCGTTACCATGTAATGGATCACGCTGAGGGTTATGTCGAACGCGGCATTGCCTCCTGGTATGGCACTAAATTTCATGGTCGACTGACCTCCAGCCGTGAACCCTATGATATGTATAAGATGACAGCGGCACACAAGAGCCTGCCTCTGCCCAGTTATGTGCGGGTAACAAATCTGGATAATCAACGCTCGGTGGTGGTTCGCGTCAATGATCGTGGCCCCTTCCATGAGGGACGTATTATTGATCTATCCTATGCGGCTGCCATCAAACTCGGCATTAACAAACGAGGAACCGGTCGTGTCGAGGTACGCGCGCTGCAACCGGGTGTCCAGGAAAAAAGACATTCAGCCTATAAGGATGAAGTAACGCTGACCCCCTACACACGTAGCGGCAACATCTACCTACAGGTGGGTGCCTTTGCCAACCAGGAAAACGCCCATCGTCTAA from Gammaproteobacteria bacterium harbors:
- a CDS encoding NADP-dependent isocitrate dehydrogenase, whose protein sequence is MPSSTIFYTETDEAPALATYSFLPIVQAFTQAADITIEPRDISLASRILTNFPEYIDENQRQDDALTELGELAKAPTANIIKLPNISASIPQLIAAIKELQAQGYKIPDYPAEASSETNQAIKDRYARILGSAVNPVLREGNSDRRVAAPVKEYAQNNPHSMGEWSADSKSHVASMSDGDFYSSEKSIVMTSADKLKIELISNGGDTRVLKESVAVLDGEVIDASLMSCNKLCHFFEQAMQDAKKQGILLSLHMKATMMKVSDPIIFGHAVNVYYKDVFTKHATTFEQLSVNTRNGLGDVYAKIARLPEAQRNEIEADIQAVYQSRPELAMVNSDKGITNLHVPSDIIVDASMPAALRASGKMWGTDGKLHDTKAMIPDRNYAGIYQEMFDYCRQHGAFDVTTMGTVSNVGLMAQKAEEYGSHDKTFEIPANGSVRVTNTAGDTVLEHQVEKGDIWRMCQTKDLPIQDWVKLAVNRARLTGQPAIFWLDENRAHDAHLIDKATTYLKDHDTDGLDIKIMSPIEAIRYTLDRVAAGKDTISVTGNVLRDYLTDLFPILELGTSAKMLSIVPLLAGGGLFETGAGGSAPKQVQQLLEENHLRWDSLGEFLALAVSLEDMAQKTGNNKAQVIANALNQANRQFLKTNKSPSRKTGERDTRGSHFYLALYWAQALASQDDDKDLQTRFTPVAQQLTDNEDRIITELNSVQGHAVDMGGYYHPDRELTARIMRPSECFNAVIDNI
- a CDS encoding AAA family ATPase, which codes for MNNIAARLIESLQNPAIYPHEVTGLSVLETHISWVILTGRYAYKIKKPVNFGFLDFSTLEKRRHYCEEEVRRNACLAADIYLGVVAITGNPDSPVLDGDGEVLEYAVRMREFNPHNELDKCLARGELRAEHIRLLAKKVARFHQQIMVADSASSYGGNEAILAPSMENLDQIKTLIGDEVESVIDPVRQWMMQAWDQLRPVFEGRKAGGYIRECHGDLHLHNIALDQGDLLIFDCIEFNPDLYWIDVMSEIAFTVMDLDDRQQSQLAWIFLNYYLQQTGDYEGLSVLRFYLVYRAMVRAKVDCIRAHQEGVSAHDRDQILNEFRSYLDLAKQYIDHKKPLLVITHGLSGSGKTLIASQLAPVLGAVHLRSDIERKRLFGLAETASSGASINTGIYNKEATEKTYQQLFDITKKAIQSGFNVIVDAAFLEQDRRQLFYELSLALGMPCYILDCQAPEAELAMRISQRQRAGNDASEADLDVLKHQLKTAAPLTPAETLRSIPIDTCQILNINKILSTVNRA
- a CDS encoding septal ring lytic transglycosylase RlpA family protein, translating into MQLISLLLLSILLTACSGSRIFEQQDSAPSRHVDVSKIPDAVPRHEARARYGNPSSYEVLGKRYHVMDHAEGYVERGIASWYGTKFHGRLTSSREPYDMYKMTAAHKSLPLPSYVRVTNLDNQRSVVVRVNDRGPFHEGRIIDLSYAAAIKLGINKRGTGRVEVRALQPGVQEKRHSAYKDEVTLTPYTRSGNIYLQVGAFANQENAHRLRSRLQQAAIHNIVIQPVTNSRQQRVYRVKLGPLNSNDAADRLTRHLAELGIHNPHILLE